From Miscanthus floridulus cultivar M001 chromosome 15, ASM1932011v1, whole genome shotgun sequence, the proteins below share one genomic window:
- the LOC136507646 gene encoding uncharacterized protein yields MSPKGRVRSPPPAGTKEKGSGSGSKTPQSTPSSSRSRSRRSRTRDARRSRTRRPHEVVIECVIRETNGSSNWPQLTKTNYDSWSLLMKLKLQARHLWDIIESGDGKFHDDRTALKAICSGVPPEMVPTLATKRSAKEAWEVIRSMHIGDERMRKSTTQSLHAEYEQITFRDGESVEDFALRLSNIVQRLAIISDPEPQPKVVAKYLLVVRPRYKHLVISIETLLDIDTLSVEEVTGRLKATTEDEPSLAQDVAVKLLLTKEQWLERYKKRDKDSGRGGSSSVGRGKRRGRSRGRGTGSDSDSRASSNWGQTIPDNECKAYGKKGHWAKDCRSKKRVEQAHVA; encoded by the coding sequence ATGTCGCCGAAGGGTCGAGTCcgttcgccgccgccggcgggcaCGAAGGAGAAGGGCAGTGGCTCCGGCAGCAAAACTCCACAGAGCACGCCGTCTTCAAGCCGCTCGCGGTCGCGCCGTTCGCGGACCCGCGACGCCCGCCGTTCGCGAACGCGCCGTCCACACGAGGTCGTGATCGAGTGCGTGATCCGCGAGACCAACGGGTCTAGCAACTGGCCGcaactcaccaagaccaactatgACTCATGGTCGTTGTTGATGAAGCTGAAGCTCCAGGCGCGTCACTTGTGGGACATCATTGAGTCCGGTGACGGCAAGTTCCACGACGACCGAACCGCGCTAAAGGCAATCTGCTCCGGTGTGCCCCCAGAGATGGTGCCCACCCTGGCGACCAAGCGGTCAgccaaggaggcgtgggaggtgaTCCGTTCGATGCACATCGGTGACGAGCGCATGAGGAAGTCGACGACGCAGAGTCTCCATGCTGAGTACGAGCAGATCACGTTCCGCGACGGGGAGTCCGTCGAGGACTTTGCCTTGCGCCTCTCCAACATCGTGCAGAGGCTGGCGATCATCAGTGACCCGGAGCCGCAGCCGAAGGTGGTGGCCAAGTACCTCCTCGTCGTTCGACCAAGGTACAAGCATCTCGTAATTTCCATCGAGACCCTCCTCGACATCGACACACTCTCCGTCGAGGAGGTCACTGGGCGGCTCAAGGCGACGACCGAAGATGAACCGTCGCTGGCCCAGGACGTCGCTGTCAAACTACTGCTCACAAAGGAGCAGTGGCTGGAGCGCTACAAGAAGCGGGACAAGGACTCCGGCCGTGGCGGATCGAGCTCCGTCGGCCGCGGCAAACGTCGGGGAAGAAGCCGCGGTCGCGGCACCGGCAGCGACAGCGACTCACGGGCCAGCTCGAACTGGGGCCAAACCATCCCCGACAACGAGTGCAAGGCCTACGGGAAGaaaggccattgggccaaggattgTCGAAGCAAGAAGAGGGTAGAGCAGGCCCATGTGGCCTAG